The following proteins are encoded in a genomic region of Pseudomonadota bacterium:
- a CDS encoding helix-turn-helix domain-containing protein → MPRRSDCPVSNVLDLVGDKWSLLIVRDLLFFGRRSYSELQSADERVATNILSNRLARLEAHGIISRQRDPEDRRRKLYGLTAAGVDLLPIVLEMILWSSKHDPNTNAHAQLVHRAKHDRENLVRDIRVRLAR, encoded by the coding sequence ATGCCACGGCGTTCAGATTGCCCCGTATCCAACGTGTTGGACCTGGTCGGTGACAAATGGAGCCTGTTGATCGTGCGCGATCTGCTGTTTTTCGGACGCCGCTCCTACTCCGAACTGCAGAGCGCCGACGAGCGTGTGGCAACGAACATCCTGTCGAACCGCCTGGCTCGCCTCGAGGCCCACGGGATCATCTCCAGGCAACGCGACCCGGAGGACCGGCGGCGGAAGCTCTACGGCTTGACCGCGGCCGGTGTGGACCTGCTGCCGATCGTGTTGGAAATGATCCTGTGGAGCAGCAAACACGACCCGAACACGAACGCACACGCCCAGTTGGTTCACCGCGCGAAGCACGATCGCGAGAACCTGGTGCGCGATATCCGCGTGCGCCTGGCGCGTTGA